In the Pseudanabaena sp. PCC 7367 genome, one interval contains:
- a CDS encoding alpha/beta fold hydrolase yields MASNLQTTPIENLDAAATGSGQYWQWRDDQIYYVKAGQNPDLPPLLLVHGFGASTDHWRKNIAELSQEFEVWAIDLLGFGRSAKPNCTYSGELWREQLHDFINQIIQRPAVLAGNSLGGYACLCVAAEYHEAVNGLVLLNSAGPFSDTSPLGAKKVNPAQKIAGKLVQSLLKQPWASYLLFRSLKRKSQIRKTLLQVYVNKDQVTDRLVEDIYRPACDPGAAQVFAAIFTSRQGKTVDELLKTTTCPLLMIWGEGDPWIKAQTRGAKFKQYYPDLTEYYLNSGHCPHDDTPAEVNALIRDWVLADVAIANS; encoded by the coding sequence ATGGCTTCCAATCTGCAAACCACCCCGATCGAAAACCTGGATGCGGCAGCAACCGGATCAGGGCAATATTGGCAATGGCGCGATGATCAAATTTATTATGTCAAAGCAGGTCAGAACCCTGATCTACCACCTTTATTGTTGGTGCATGGGTTTGGTGCTTCCACTGACCATTGGCGCAAGAATATTGCCGAATTGAGCCAGGAATTTGAAGTGTGGGCGATCGATCTGTTGGGGTTTGGGCGATCGGCTAAGCCTAATTGCACCTATAGCGGTGAGTTGTGGCGTGAACAACTGCATGATTTTATCAATCAAATTATCCAACGTCCGGCAGTGCTAGCTGGTAACTCTTTGGGGGGCTATGCCTGCTTGTGCGTCGCGGCGGAATATCATGAAGCAGTTAATGGTTTAGTTTTGCTCAACAGTGCCGGGCCCTTTAGCGACACTAGCCCGCTGGGAGCGAAGAAAGTTAACCCTGCCCAAAAGATCGCTGGGAAGTTGGTTCAATCGCTACTGAAGCAGCCCTGGGCTAGTTATTTACTGTTTCGATCGCTAAAGCGGAAATCGCAAATCCGTAAAACCCTGCTCCAGGTTTACGTCAATAAAGACCAGGTTACCGATCGCCTAGTGGAAGATATCTATCGCCCTGCTTGCGATCCAGGGGCTGCGCAAGTATTTGCAGCAATCTTTACCTCTCGCCAGGGCAAAACCGTAGATGAATTACTGAAGACAACGACTTGCCCTTTGCTGATGATTTGGGGTGAGGGTGATCCCTGGATTAAGGCTCAGACCAGGGGCGCAAAATTCAAGCAATATTACCCGGATCTAACTGAGTATTATTTAAATTCTGGCCATTGCCCCCATGATGATACGCCAGCGGAGGTGAATGCTTTGATTCGGGATTGGGTTCTGGCTGATGTGGCGATCGCTAATTCATGA
- a CDS encoding mechanosensitive ion channel family protein, translated as MNALIDEVRESLLDLVGELVKVMPAVLVAIAVLALTAYGVRPITRLTEAAAQRMIENISLRLLFMQLASITTWIIGIVVAAVIAFPDLRIGDIIAFLGLGSVAVGFAFQDIFKNFLAGIILLVNEPFEINDQIVVDGYEGTIENITIRSTRLRTYQGEQVIIPNSVVFTNSVQVNTDRPYLRTDLAIGLDYNTNLAEAREVLLNAIKQAEGVLEVPAPIVDVVSFGASSIDFVVRYWTAPQKAEVNKAQSNVMIALKAACDEVDYNIPYPIRTLYFFDQDRYNDHYAIDKSSDAAAS; from the coding sequence ATGAATGCATTAATTGATGAAGTTAGAGAGAGCCTACTGGATCTGGTGGGCGAGCTAGTTAAGGTGATGCCTGCGGTTTTGGTGGCGATCGCTGTATTGGCACTGACTGCCTATGGGGTGCGACCAATCACCAGGCTAACTGAGGCTGCTGCCCAGCGCATGATTGAGAATATTTCATTGCGGTTGTTATTTATGCAACTAGCTTCGATTACAACCTGGATCATAGGGATTGTGGTGGCGGCGGTGATTGCTTTCCCTGATCTGCGCATTGGCGACATTATTGCTTTTCTGGGGTTAGGTTCAGTTGCGGTTGGTTTTGCCTTCCAGGATATTTTCAAGAATTTTCTAGCTGGGATTATTTTGCTGGTCAATGAACCCTTTGAAATTAACGATCAAATTGTGGTGGATGGTTATGAGGGCACGATCGAGAATATTACAATTCGCTCTACGCGGCTGCGTACCTATCAGGGTGAACAGGTGATCATCCCCAATTCGGTGGTGTTTACCAATTCGGTGCAAGTAAATACCGATCGGCCATATTTGCGTACTGACCTGGCGATCGGCCTGGACTATAACACTAACCTGGCGGAAGCAAGAGAGGTGCTGTTAAATGCGATCAAGCAGGCAGAGGGGGTATTAGAAGTACCTGCCCCGATTGTTGATGTGGTTAGCTTTGGGGCTAGTTCGATCGATTTTGTGGTGCGCTATTGGACTGCGCCGCAAAAGGCAGAAGTTAATAAGGCTCAATCGAACGTGATGATCGCGCTGAAGGCGGCCTGTGATGAGGTTGATTACAATATCCCCTACCCGATCCGCACGCTTTATTTCTTTGACCAGGATCGTTATAACGACCACTATGCGATTGATAAATCTAGTGATGCAGCGGCAAGTTAG
- a CDS encoding HU family DNA-binding protein, protein MNKGELVDAIAKEANVNKKTADEVLTATLKVVTEAVAKDEKVTLVGFGSFEARMREAREGRNPKTSEKMQIPATAVPAFSAGKSFKEQVAPLINDKSFKAKHKKK, encoded by the coding sequence ATGAATAAAGGTGAATTGGTTGATGCGATTGCCAAAGAAGCCAATGTTAACAAGAAAACCGCTGATGAGGTGCTAACCGCAACTCTGAAGGTGGTTACTGAGGCTGTGGCAAAAGACGAAAAAGTAACGCTAGTGGGTTTTGGTTCCTTTGAGGCTCGGATGCGCGAGGCTCGTGAGGGCCGCAACCCCAAAACTAGCGAGAAGATGCAAATTCCGGCTACTGCCGTTCCTGCTTTCTCTGCCGGTAAGTCTTTCAAGGAGCAAGTTGCTCCGTTGATCAACGACAAAAGCTTTAAGGCCAAGCACAAGAAAAAGTAG
- the cobD gene encoding threonine-phosphate decarboxylase CobD, with protein MPIDRANKFVPRHGGNLDWAATVAGCDRGSILDFSASINPLGCPEKVIEMLRSPEIVDLIRRYPDPAYKELRQAIANDHHIEPDWIMPGNGAAELITWLGREFAETVSQVQLIVPAFGDYLRALRSAGAEVEKVSSLNDLIAAANLNQSDHHGNLGLLLNNPHNPSGEMYSRDRLLEILPRYKLVAIDEAFMDFLPDHESQSLLDQVKNYPNLVILRSLTKFYALPGLRIGYGIANPQLLTKWQQWRDPWSVNLIAQQAAIASLADHNHRQKTWQWLPPARSQLFTGLNQIAGLSAQPGAANYLLVKSAYSVLELRNRLLQQARILIRDCHSFPELGDRYFRVCVRTKPENELLINALDQIVGEFV; from the coding sequence ATGCCGATCGATCGAGCTAACAAGTTTGTACCGCGTCATGGTGGCAATTTGGATTGGGCGGCTACGGTGGCTGGCTGCGATCGCGGCTCAATCCTGGACTTTTCGGCTAGCATTAATCCGCTGGGCTGTCCGGAGAAGGTGATTGAAATGTTGCGATCGCCGGAAATAGTTGATTTAATCCGGCGTTATCCCGATCCCGCTTACAAAGAACTGCGGCAGGCGATCGCCAATGATCACCACATTGAGCCCGACTGGATTATGCCCGGTAATGGCGCAGCGGAATTGATTACCTGGTTGGGGCGGGAGTTTGCGGAAACGGTCAGTCAGGTGCAGTTGATTGTGCCTGCCTTCGGTGATTATTTGCGGGCGTTGCGATCGGCCGGGGCTGAGGTTGAAAAAGTTTCTAGTTTGAATGATTTGATCGCTGCGGCTAATTTAAATCAGTCGGATCATCATGGCAATCTTGGTTTGCTGCTGAATAATCCCCACAACCCCAGTGGCGAGATGTATTCACGCGATCGCCTCCTGGAGATTTTGCCCCGATATAAATTAGTGGCGATCGATGAAGCGTTTATGGATTTTCTGCCGGATCATGAATCCCAGAGTTTGCTTGACCAGGTCAAAAATTATCCTAATCTAGTAATTTTGCGATCGCTGACTAAGTTCTATGCCCTGCCAGGACTGCGCATTGGCTATGGGATTGCTAATCCTCAGCTATTAACTAAATGGCAACAATGGCGTGATCCCTGGAGCGTGAATTTAATCGCCCAGCAAGCGGCGATCGCTAGTCTGGCAGATCATAACCATCGGCAAAAAACCTGGCAATGGTTACCCCCGGCTCGATCGCAACTATTCACAGGGCTAAATCAAATTGCCGGACTTTCTGCCCAACCTGGAGCAGCTAATTATTTACTAGTCAAGTCCGCCTACTCGGTGCTGGAACTACGCAATCGGTTATTACAACAGGCTCGCATCTTAATCCGCGATTGCCATAGTTTCCCGGAATTGGGCGATCGCTATTTTCGGGTCTGTGTCAGAACCAAGCCGGAAAATGAACTGCTGATCAATGCTTTAGATCAGATTGTGGGCGAGTTTGTTTAA
- the eno gene encoding phosphopyruvate hydratase — MRIPPGKLAIQPGDRNLSSLRKKETAKVSKSTEITAIVAREILDSRGRPTIEAEVHLAGGAIGLAQVPSGASTGSFEAHELRDDEKSRYGGKGVLKAVRNVSEKIVPLLTGMDALNQDQIDMAMIERDGSANKSNLGANAILGVSLATAKAAANALNLPLYRYLGSPTSNILPVPMMNVLNGGAHADNNVDIQEFMIVPVGAPSFKEALRYGAEVFATLKKVLHDKNLNTSVGDEGGFAPNLESNQAALDLLVDAIAKAGYKPGEQIALALDVASNELYTDGDYSFDGKSHTASEAIAYYEKLIGQYPIVSIEDGLEEEDWANWQLLTQKLGSIQLVGDDLFVTNQKRLDRGILENCANSILIKLNQIGSITETLETINTATRNGYSSVISHRSGETEDTTIADLSVATRAGQIKTGSLCRSERVAKYNRLLRIESELGDRAVYAGSIGMGPKVK; from the coding sequence ATGCGGATTCCGCCTGGAAAACTTGCGATCCAACCAGGCGATCGCAACCTGTCCTCATTGAGAAAAAAGGAAACAGCAAAAGTGAGCAAGAGCACCGAAATTACAGCGATCGTTGCCAGAGAAATCCTGGATTCGCGCGGTAGACCCACCATTGAGGCAGAAGTACATCTAGCTGGCGGGGCGATCGGCCTAGCCCAAGTGCCCAGCGGTGCCTCCACTGGCAGCTTTGAAGCCCACGAACTGCGCGATGACGAAAAGAGTCGCTATGGCGGTAAAGGCGTACTCAAAGCGGTGCGGAATGTCAGCGAAAAGATTGTGCCCCTCCTGACCGGTATGGATGCCCTCAATCAGGATCAGATCGACATGGCGATGATCGAGCGGGATGGATCGGCCAACAAGTCTAACCTTGGTGCAAATGCGATTCTGGGGGTTTCGCTGGCCACCGCCAAAGCTGCCGCCAATGCCTTAAATTTGCCCCTCTATCGCTATTTGGGTAGCCCCACGTCTAACATTCTGCCCGTGCCGATGATGAACGTGCTCAATGGCGGAGCCCATGCCGACAATAATGTCGATATTCAAGAATTTATGATCGTGCCCGTGGGTGCGCCCAGCTTCAAGGAAGCGCTTCGCTATGGTGCAGAAGTGTTTGCCACGCTCAAAAAAGTGCTGCACGATAAAAACTTGAATACCAGCGTTGGCGATGAAGGTGGATTTGCGCCTAATCTGGAATCGAACCAGGCGGCCTTGGATTTGTTAGTGGATGCGATCGCCAAAGCAGGCTATAAACCCGGCGAGCAGATTGCCCTGGCGCTGGATGTGGCCTCCAATGAACTTTATACCGATGGGGATTATAGTTTTGATGGCAAGAGTCATACTGCCTCCGAGGCGATCGCCTACTATGAGAAACTAATCGGCCAATATCCCATCGTTTCGATCGAAGATGGCCTAGAGGAAGAAGACTGGGCTAACTGGCAACTGCTCACCCAAAAGCTGGGTTCAATTCAACTGGTGGGTGATGATTTGTTTGTGACCAATCAAAAACGACTCGATCGCGGCATTCTGGAAAATTGCGCCAATTCGATTTTGATCAAGCTGAATCAGATCGGTAGTATTACTGAAACCCTGGAAACGATCAACACTGCTACCCGTAATGGCTATTCATCGGTGATTTCCCATCGATCGGGTGAAACCGAAGACACCACGATCGCCGATCTGTCGGTTGCGACCCGCGCTGGCCAAATCAAAACCGGTTCGCTCTGCCGCAGTGAGCGGGTGGCCAAGTACAATCGTTTGCTCAGAATCGAGTCGGAACTGGGCGATCGGGCGGTTTATGCGGGCTCGATCGGCATGGGGCCAAAGGTGAAATAG
- a CDS encoding EAL domain-containing protein — protein MVNPQCIDIGNMLASSEPGLSDSQLSLVIQPDSGQTYEVLTSLGFNVAPVASQLLYKVVEDNELPDCFSELGQRVAEVSQTLSRFTLTRSALDSKHLLVEFLDAQPLSNFVACYRYNWFLQLFLDNQEFFFEYQPIVEMPSGKVVAHECLVRALSAEGEYLSAGKLIEAAEATGLIHEFDQAARETCLEAIAALDTNSTFFINIIPNSILNHPHFLDDTIHKMQQLGINPEQIVFELTEKEALNHRSKLANAINKLRSRGFRIAVDDLYGDVASDHYLMELHPDIIKLDRRLVSGCGSYPMKQVLIKSLITSAHEMNIELIAEGLEDQEDIDFCLAQGVDFGQGFGIARPHLLPHKKQIKLASFNRLQAM, from the coding sequence ATGGTTAATCCTCAATGTATAGATATTGGTAACATGCTTGCTAGTTCTGAGCCAGGGCTCTCTGATTCGCAGCTTAGCTTAGTTATTCAGCCCGATAGCGGTCAGACATATGAAGTTTTGACAAGCCTAGGATTCAACGTAGCTCCTGTTGCTTCACAGTTGCTATATAAGGTTGTTGAAGATAATGAACTGCCCGATTGTTTTTCGGAGCTGGGGCAGCGGGTTGCGGAAGTGAGTCAGACCCTATCGAGATTCACGCTAACTCGATCGGCGCTTGACTCCAAACATCTGCTGGTTGAGTTTTTAGATGCGCAGCCACTGAGTAACTTTGTAGCCTGCTATCGCTACAACTGGTTTTTGCAGCTCTTTTTAGATAATCAAGAATTTTTCTTTGAATATCAGCCAATTGTGGAAATGCCATCGGGTAAGGTAGTTGCCCATGAATGTTTGGTCAGAGCGCTTTCTGCTGAGGGTGAATATTTAAGTGCTGGCAAGCTGATTGAGGCAGCCGAGGCAACTGGCCTAATTCATGAGTTTGATCAGGCTGCACGCGAAACTTGCCTGGAAGCGATCGCTGCCTTAGATACTAATTCCACCTTTTTTATCAACATTATTCCCAATTCAATTCTCAATCATCCGCATTTTCTCGATGACACAATCCATAAAATGCAGCAGTTGGGAATTAACCCAGAGCAAATTGTGTTTGAGCTAACCGAAAAAGAAGCCCTGAATCATCGATCGAAGTTGGCAAATGCGATCAATAAATTGCGCTCCCGTGGATTCAGGATCGCCGTTGACGATCTATATGGTGATGTGGCCTCTGACCATTATCTGATGGAGCTGCATCCTGATATTATCAAGCTCGATCGGCGCTTGGTGAGTGGTTGTGGTAGCTATCCAATGAAGCAAGTATTAATTAAAAGCCTAATCACTTCAGCCCACGAAATGAATATTGAGCTGATCGCCGAGGGGTTAGAAGATCAAGAAGATATTGATTTCTGTCTGGCGCAGGGGGTTGACTTTGGCCAAGGCTTTGGGATTGCTCGCCCTCACCTATTACCCCACAAAAAGCAAATTAAACTGGCCTCCTTCAACCGGTTGCAAGCCATGTAA
- a CDS encoding response regulator: MAAHKILVIDDSRVIRNMVRDMLPPGNFEVIEAPDGIRGLEMIQKEKPWMILLDFLLPRMSGFEVYENLQKNSELRRIPLLLMSGRKEEVTSKISEPFEDKYFAFIEKPFESKELIAGIKKAIDLSKKLPPESVTATPTDSAGAAAVDAVVASRLEALEARARNIDELDKRIKLMEQQVAIQHKQIQQLVAFIKQKLK, translated from the coding sequence GTGGCAGCTCACAAAATATTAGTCATCGACGACAGCCGCGTAATTCGGAATATGGTGCGAGATATGTTGCCGCCGGGCAATTTTGAGGTGATCGAAGCACCAGACGGAATTCGGGGCCTGGAAATGATCCAGAAGGAAAAGCCCTGGATGATTTTGCTCGATTTTTTGCTACCCCGCATGAGTGGGTTTGAAGTGTACGAAAACTTGCAGAAGAATAGTGAGCTGCGCCGCATCCCTCTATTGTTGATGTCTGGGCGGAAAGAAGAAGTCACTAGCAAGATCTCAGAGCCCTTTGAGGATAAATATTTTGCTTTTATTGAAAAGCCCTTTGAATCAAAGGAGTTGATTGCGGGGATCAAAAAAGCGATCGACTTGTCCAAGAAACTGCCGCCAGAGTCAGTTACGGCCACCCCAACCGATAGCGCTGGCGCAGCGGCGGTTGATGCGGTTGTGGCCAGCCGCCTAGAAGCCCTGGAAGCTCGCGCTCGCAACATTGATGAATTAGATAAGCGGATCAAGCTAATGGAGCAACAGGTGGCGATCCAGCACAAGCAAATCCAGCAGTTGGTGGCATTTATCAAGCAAAAGCTGAAATAA
- a CDS encoding asparaginase produces the protein MNLGRSRRPAVVSPPISVNLLREGIVESTHICKVAIADARGRILSAAGDPATATFGRSALKPIQAIAVSATGVIERFNLSEADLAIICGSHQGSIGHARQVFNILWRCDVESTTLTCPVPSNATSPLQHNCSGKHAGMIAVCQHHNWSPTGYANRKHPVQTLILNKMAELLHIPAAELICAHDDCGVPTYLLEIGQMANLFAQLSSRENLHLERISRAMVSAPEMVAGVGEFDTELMRLSQGTIVSKSGAEGVQCIGRMGEGLGISIKVMDGAKRAKHAAAIHILRQLGWISPSVAESLAEMFMTFGNYKRLEVNGELSMA, from the coding sequence ATGAATTTAGGAAGAAGTCGTCGTCCTGCTGTTGTCTCCCCTCCCATTTCAGTAAATTTATTGCGTGAGGGGATTGTTGAGTCAACCCATATTTGTAAGGTGGCGATCGCAGATGCAAGGGGGCGAATTCTCTCGGCGGCGGGTGACCCTGCCACTGCCACTTTTGGGCGATCGGCACTCAAGCCGATTCAAGCGATCGCTGTTTCTGCCACCGGCGTAATTGAGCGGTTCAACCTTTCTGAAGCTGATTTAGCAATCATTTGTGGTTCACACCAGGGCTCGATCGGCCATGCTCGGCAGGTGTTTAATATTCTCTGGCGCTGTGATGTGGAATCAACCACCCTCACTTGCCCAGTGCCTAGCAATGCTACCAGCCCGCTGCAACATAACTGCTCTGGCAAACATGCTGGTATGATCGCCGTCTGTCAGCATCACAATTGGTCACCCACTGGCTATGCAAATCGCAAGCATCCAGTCCAAACACTAATCCTCAATAAAATGGCAGAATTGCTCCATATCCCAGCGGCGGAGTTAATCTGTGCCCATGATGACTGTGGTGTGCCCACCTATTTATTAGAAATTGGGCAGATGGCCAATTTGTTTGCCCAGCTATCCTCCCGTGAGAATCTTCACCTGGAGCGGATCAGTCGAGCGATGGTATCAGCACCGGAGATGGTGGCGGGGGTTGGTGAGTTTGACACCGAGTTGATGCGACTGAGCCAGGGCACGATCGTAAGTAAATCTGGGGCAGAGGGTGTTCAGTGTATTGGTCGCATGGGTGAGGGATTGGGTATTTCGATCAAGGTGATGGATGGAGCCAAGCGGGCTAAACATGCAGCCGCGATCCATATTTTGCGCCAATTGGGCTGGATCTCGCCCAGCGTGGCCGAAAGTCTGGCGGAAATGTTTATGACCTTTGGCAATTATAAGCGCCTGGAAGTGAATGGCGAGCTTTCAATGGCTTAA
- a CDS encoding PAP/fibrillin family protein has product MGKKEELLKAIANVNRGLAATEDQRKAIFSATAYLESANPNPSPNQLPHLLSGDWRLLFTTSDELLGLNRLPGFKLGQIYQCIRAEAGKIYNVAEVNSITGLTPFSGLVSVCANFTAAAENADRRVKVNFERFVISTQWLLGYQQVKPYVDLLQTDKRLWAIDFAIKNPNQRGWLETTYLDQDVRIGRGNEGSLFILAKN; this is encoded by the coding sequence ATGGGCAAGAAAGAAGAATTACTCAAAGCGATCGCCAATGTCAATCGGGGACTGGCAGCCACCGAAGACCAGAGAAAAGCAATTTTTTCGGCCACTGCCTATCTGGAATCCGCCAACCCTAATCCCAGCCCAAATCAATTGCCACACCTGCTCAGCGGTGATTGGCGATTATTGTTTACCACCAGTGACGAGCTATTGGGGCTAAATCGATTGCCTGGGTTCAAGTTGGGGCAAATATATCAGTGCATCAGGGCTGAGGCCGGCAAAATCTATAATGTGGCAGAGGTAAATAGCATTACTGGCCTGACTCCCTTTAGTGGCCTGGTCAGTGTTTGTGCAAACTTCACAGCCGCAGCCGAAAATGCCGATCGCCGCGTTAAAGTTAATTTTGAACGATTTGTGATTAGTACCCAATGGTTGTTAGGCTACCAACAAGTAAAACCATATGTTGATCTGTTGCAGACAGATAAGAGACTATGGGCGATCGATTTTGCGATCAAGAACCCCAACCAAAGAGGTTGGCTAGAAACAACCTATCTCGACCAGGATGTACGGATCGGGCGTGGCAATGAAGGGAGTTTGTTTATCTTGGCTAAAAATTAA
- a CDS encoding helix-turn-helix domain-containing protein, producing MSSNSDQLVKLAEIGEQLKRQREEQSIPLTQVTSQTLISERHLKAIEEGNLSSLPEPIYVQGFIRKYGSAVGLNGLAEEFPVNREPLNSIELTKSSTAELRPLHLYGLYIAVITAAISTLAVVLNPARTARIDDSNTNINEIAQIDPADPTEAGREPEAITEPTEPTKPTEPTSQPESVQQLEQSRPGSQSNSANNTANSDTLDTTSDTLDTQSQTEVDSPQVTPAQEQAIASANTTSPGNPSNTNSSGGLNQWIDQVAVASQFDFNGNKPVNVGLQMNGQSWIRVVADGSTVYEGVMPEGAVQAWSADTDIVVRAGNAGAVTIVYNDLPAKTMGSDGEVVEWVFDKEAGIDYGYSAADRGYANQYTYNYIQNY from the coding sequence GTGAGTAGTAACAGTGACCAACTAGTTAAATTAGCTGAGATCGGAGAACAACTTAAGCGTCAGCGTGAGGAACAGTCTATCCCCCTGACTCAAGTTACTTCGCAAACCCTGATCTCAGAACGTCACCTCAAGGCGATCGAGGAAGGGAACTTGTCTTCGCTGCCTGAGCCTATTTATGTACAGGGTTTTATTCGTAAGTATGGTAGTGCAGTTGGCTTAAATGGCTTGGCGGAAGAATTTCCGGTGAATCGTGAGCCGCTCAACTCGATCGAATTAACCAAGTCTTCGACCGCAGAACTTCGTCCCCTTCACCTCTATGGCTTATATATTGCCGTAATTACTGCTGCAATTAGCACCCTTGCAGTTGTACTAAATCCAGCACGCACGGCCAGGATTGATGACAGTAATACAAACATCAATGAGATCGCCCAGATTGATCCAGCGGATCCGACTGAGGCGGGGCGAGAACCTGAGGCAATTACTGAACCTACTGAACCTACTAAACCTACTGAACCGACCAGTCAGCCAGAATCAGTACAGCAATTAGAACAATCCCGGCCAGGTTCACAATCCAATTCGGCCAATAATACTGCTAACTCAGACACCCTAGACACCACCTCAGATACCTTAGACACACAGTCTCAAACTGAGGTTGATTCGCCACAAGTAACACCCGCTCAAGAGCAAGCGATCGCCAGTGCTAATACCACCAGTCCTGGCAACCCCAGCAATACAAATTCTAGCGGAGGCCTCAATCAATGGATTGATCAGGTGGCGGTTGCCTCTCAGTTTGACTTCAACGGTAATAAGCCGGTTAATGTGGGCTTGCAGATGAATGGCCAATCGTGGATTCGGGTGGTTGCCGATGGCTCAACCGTCTATGAAGGCGTGATGCCTGAAGGCGCAGTTCAAGCCTGGTCAGCGGATACCGATATTGTGGTGCGGGCTGGTAATGCTGGTGCGGTTACGATTGTTTATAATGACCTGCCTGCCAAAACAATGGGCTCCGATGGTGAAGTGGTGGAATGGGTGTTTGATAAGGAAGCCGGAATCGATTATGGCTACTCGGCGGCCGATCGTGGCTATGCCAATCAATATACTTACAACTACATCCAAAATTATTAG
- a CDS encoding response regulator, which translates to MAARKILVIDDSRVIRNMVRDMLPPGNIEVLEAPDGIKGLEIIQNEHPWMILLDFLLPRMSGYEVYERLQQSRDLSCIPLLLMSGRKEEVTSKIPEPFEEKYFAFIEKPFEQKELLAGIKLSLELAKAKDRMLPVVSIASDVNVAAASVEVDAETLAKIAQLEEKLKSASALDDRLKALERNVATQTKQIGQLVAFIKQKFKG; encoded by the coding sequence GTGGCAGCTCGAAAGATTTTAGTGATCGATGATAGCCGGGTAATTCGCAACATGGTGCGGGATATGCTTCCGCCTGGCAACATTGAAGTATTAGAAGCTCCTGACGGCATCAAAGGTCTAGAAATCATTCAAAATGAGCATCCCTGGATGATTCTGCTGGACTTTTTGTTGCCCCGCATGAGTGGTTATGAAGTCTATGAGCGATTGCAACAAAGCCGCGATCTCAGTTGTATTCCGCTGCTGTTGATGTCGGGGCGCAAGGAAGAAGTAACCAGCAAAATTCCTGAGCCCTTTGAAGAGAAATATTTTGCCTTCATTGAAAAACCCTTTGAACAAAAAGAGCTGCTAGCTGGAATCAAGTTATCACTAGAGCTAGCCAAGGCTAAAGATCGCATGTTGCCGGTGGTTTCGATCGCCTCTGATGTTAATGTTGCGGCTGCCTCGGTTGAAGTAGATGCCGAGACCCTGGCCAAAATTGCGCAACTAGAAGAAAAACTTAAATCTGCCAGTGCTTTAGACGATCGCCTTAAGGCACTTGAGCGTAATGTGGCTACTCAAACCAAGCAAATTGGTCAGCTAGTTGCTTTCATTAAGCAAAAGTTTAAGGGCTAA
- the lipA gene encoding lipoyl synthase, with the protein MTTAKNLNAQPIDRLPPWLRSNIGKASEISTVQQIVKQRGIHTICEEGRCPNRAECYAHKTATFLLMGSTCTRSCAFCQVDKGRPLALDPHEPEKVAESVALLGLNYVVLTSVARDDLKDQGAGHFVATIQAIRDRYAQLNREIKIEVLTPDFRGDRQCIAQVVAAQPVCYNHNIETVKRLQRQVRRSAKYDRSLQVLQTVKELAPQMLTKSGLMVGHGETVAEITETMADLFAVGCTAITIGQYMRPSLEHLPVQKYWTPAEFDQLGAIATEIGFTHVRSGPLVRSSYHAGDWEE; encoded by the coding sequence ATGACCACCGCTAAAAATCTTAATGCTCAACCGATCGATCGACTTCCCCCCTGGCTGCGATCAAACATTGGCAAAGCCAGCGAAATATCGACGGTGCAACAGATTGTTAAACAACGGGGTATTCATACCATCTGTGAAGAAGGGCGTTGTCCCAATCGGGCGGAATGCTATGCCCACAAAACCGCTACTTTTTTGTTGATGGGTTCCACCTGCACCCGCAGTTGTGCCTTTTGTCAGGTGGATAAGGGGCGGCCGTTGGCGCTCGATCCCCACGAGCCAGAGAAGGTGGCGGAATCAGTTGCTTTGCTTGGTTTGAATTATGTGGTGCTTACTTCGGTGGCCAGGGATGACCTGAAAGATCAGGGCGCAGGCCATTTTGTGGCGACGATCCAGGCGATCCGCGATCGCTATGCTCAGCTGAACCGTGAGATCAAAATCGAAGTGCTGACCCCCGATTTCCGTGGCGATCGCCAATGCATTGCCCAAGTAGTGGCAGCGCAGCCAGTTTGCTATAACCACAACATCGAGACAGTAAAACGGCTGCAACGGCAGGTGAGACGATCGGCGAAGTATGATCGCTCCCTCCAGGTTTTACAAACCGTCAAAGAATTAGCACCGCAGATGCTGACTAAATCTGGCCTGATGGTGGGACATGGCGAAACGGTGGCGGAAATCACTGAGACAATGGCAGATCTTTTTGCGGTCGGTTGCACGGCGATCACGATCGGCCAATATATGCGCCCCTCATTAGAGCATTTACCAGTCCAAAAATACTGGACTCCGGCGGAATTTGATCAACTTGGTGCGATCGCCACCGAGATCGGCTTCACCCATGTGCGTTCTGGCCCATTGGTGCGTAGCTCCTATCATGCGGGCGATTGGGAAGAATAA